Proteins from a single region of Gorilla gorilla gorilla isolate KB3781 chromosome 16, NHGRI_mGorGor1-v2.1_pri, whole genome shotgun sequence:
- the LOC115933515 gene encoding golgin subfamily A member 6-like protein 26 → MIKISSKMNDKNYTFRKRVVRKKPWLRVGEVTAQKRPEKSLLEESLHFDHAVRMGEARVLISHLHDSWKFAGELEQALSAVATQKKKADRLLLCLLYPDLTFLYLQYTEELTKERNALSLELYRNTITDEELKEKNAKLQEKLQLVESEKSEIQLNVKELKRKLERAKLLLPQQLQVEADHVGKELQSVSAKLQAQVEENKLWNRLNQQQEEMWRQEEKIQEREEKIREREEKIREREEKIREREEKIREREEKIREREEKMREREEKMQEREEKMQEREEKIQEREEKMQEREEKMQEREEKIREREEKMREREEKIREREEKIREREEKIREREEKMQEREEKIQEREEKMQEREEKIREREEKIREREEKMREREEKIREREEKIREREEKIREREEKMQEREEKIREREEKIREREEKIREQEEKMYKQEEKMQEQEEKMRRQEEKMREQEVRLRQQEEKMQEQEVRLQELEERLGKLGQKAELLRGSRQRCVQTLEIIQNKLTTT, encoded by the exons aTGATAAAGATATCTTCCAAA atGAATGACAAAAATTACACCTTTAGAAAAAGAGTTGTTAGGAAAAAGCCTTGGCTGCGTGTGGGGGAAGTGACAGCACAGAAGAGACCAGAGAAGAGCCTCCTGGAGGAGAGCCTGCACTTTGACCATGCTGTCCGGATGG GAGAGGCCAGGGTTCTGATCAGCCACCTGCATGATTCATGGAAGTTTGCAGGAGAGTTAGAGCAGGCTCTCTCTGCTGTCGCTACACAGAAGAAGAAGGCGGATAGG CTACTGCTCTGCCTGCTCTATCCTGACTTAACCTTTCTGTATTTGCAATACACTGAGGAGTTAACAAAGGAGAGGAACGCCCTGAGTCTGGAACTGTACAGGAACAC CATAACTGATGAGGAGCTGAAGGAGAAAAATGCCAAACTACAAGAAAAACTTCaacttgtagaatctgaaaagtcTGAGATCCAGCTCAACGTAAAGGAGCTAAAAAGGAAACTGGAGAGGGCCAAGCTCCTGCTGCCACAG cagctgcaggtgGAGGCTGACCACGTGGGTAAGGAGCTGCAGAGTGTGTCAGCAAAGCTCCAAGCCCAGGTGGAAGAGAACAAGTTGTGGAACCGCCTGAACCAGCAACAGGAGGAGatgtggaggcaggaggagaagatACAGGAGCGGGAGGAGAAGATACGGGAGCGGGAGGAGAAGATACGGGAGCGGGAGGAGAAGATACGGGAGCGGGAGGAGAAGATACGGGAGCGGGAGGAGAAGATACGGGAGCGGGAGGAGAAGATGCGGGAGCGGGAGGAGAAGATGCAGGAGCGGGAGGAGAAGATGCAGGAGCGGGAGGAGAAGATACAGGAGCGGGAGGAGAAGATGCAGGAGCGGGAGGAGAAGATGCAGGAGCGGGAGGAGAAGATACGGGAGCGGGAGGAGAAGATGCGGGAGCGGGAGGAGAAGATACGGGAGCGGGAGGAGAAGATACGGGAGCGGGAGGAGAAGATACGGGAGCGGGAGGAGAAGATGCAGGAGCGGGAGGAGAAGATACAGGAGCGGGAGGAGAAGATGCAGGAGCGGGAGGAGAAGATACGGGAGCGGGAGGAGAAGATACGGGAGCGGGAGGAGAAGATGCGGGAGCGGGAGGAGAAGATACGGGAGCGGGAGGAGAAGATACGGGAGCGGGAGGAGAAGATACGGGAGCGGGAGGAGAAGATGCAGGAGCGGGAGGAGAAGATACGGGAGCGGGAGGAGAAGATACGGGAGCGGGAGGAGAAGATAcgggagcaggaggagaagatgTATAAGCAGGAAGAGAAGATGCAGGAACAGGAGGAGAAGAtgcggaggcaggaggagaagatGCGGGAGCAGGAAGTGAGGCTGCGGCAGCAGGAGGAGAAGATGCAGGAACAGGAGGTGAGGCTGCAGGAGCTGGAGGAGAGGCTGGGGAAGCTGGGGCAGAAGGCCGAGCTCTTGAGGGGGAGCAGGCAGAGGTGCGTGCAAACCCTGGAGATCATACAGAACAAACTCACCACAACTTAG